TCATTTTCAATAAAATCAACAAACTTCGCATCTAACTCTGGTAATGATTCATCTTTGGATGTTTGGCGAATTTGTTGGCGATGAGGCCACCAAAATGACCCTGATGAGCTCACTACGCAACCGAAGCGATGAGGCCAATTTAGCGCAGCATACATTGATGTTAAACCACCATAACTTTGCCCAGCAACCACTGTTTTTAGCGGGTCTTTCGTTACTGAATAGTAAGTGTCCACTATCGGCAAAAGCTCTTGCTGAATCGCCTGCCAAAACGCTGGATTGCAGGGAAGATCTTCACCTCGATGGCGTGGGTTGATAGCATCAATCATGACATAGACTGCTGGGGGTAAGTACCCACTATGCGTATTGTCATCTAGGGCTGAGAATATCGGCAACTCTTCTGCCCAAAAATCCCCATCTTGAAGAATAACCAAAGGAATATCTGATGTTCCTTCTGGTGCTGTGCTGTATAGCCAAACGCGGCGAGATTTTTTCATGATCTCGGAGTGCCAGTTGAACGTTTCTAAATGTGTCTGTCCTCGTAATTGGCCGCCGCTTTGGTCGAAAGGTTGCCAGCCGGGTTGAGAAGGCGCGTCAGGCATCGAGTAAGGGGAAAATTCTTGGCCCCATGGGCAATGGGGAAGGTTGCGTTTTTGTAATGGGTCAACAACGGCGAATTGGTGCATGGTCGTCAATAGCCAGCGGCGATGCTGCTGTTTTTGTTCTGCTAAGGGGCCTTGATACGTAGGCTGTAATCCTAACTCAGAAACAGGAACTATTGCGTAAGCACCACGCCATGCATGAGGTAGCTGACAACAAAAATAATAAAGGTCAGTCTCTTTATAACGAGTAAATGTATCAGGATTAAAGCTGTGGTGATCGGTAATACCATGGATATCGACATACACGGCTGCAACATCGTAATCGACTGTGTTACGCCAAATAAAGCAGGCCTCAGATAAATCTTCCGTCATCTTCACCAATAGTGGTGTCCCAATTTCAGCAGCAGTTTGCCACCATTGTTCTGATGCAATAGGTAGCGAATTGAGCTCTGGATATTGAGCAATAAAAGTCGGTAAATCTGAAGAGGCTTGGCTAAGTTGCATGAATCTGTCCTTACCACGGATAGCTCGTTAATGACTTGGCAAAGGTTAATCAATTCAGAAAGATAAAGCTAGAATAATAATTATTATCAATTGTATCATTTGATTTCACGATGATTTTGATACCACCACAGAACCATACTAATCAGGCATCCACCACAAAGACCGATGAGGTGTGCTTGTATCGCGACTTGGGCTCCGATGAGTCTAGCGGTTTCTTCTGGAGCTCCGAATGTTTGCTCCCACATCACTTTAGCAATGGCACCAAAGAATAATAACCAGCTTGACTTGCGTCCTTCTAAGGCTTCTTTTAGCGCTAAACTGACGAACAATCCGTGCAATGTACCAGATAGCCCCACATACCAAGTAAGGGAGGTAAAGAGGAGTAAGGTTCCGACAATGAGGCTAATACTGATCAATAGAACCGCAAGTCTCTTGGCTGAGGGCTTGAAAATAAAGCCAATGAGCCATAAAGCTGCTAAATTCATTCCAAGGTGAGCAAAGTTGGTATGAACGAAGTTTCCTGTTAGGATGCGCCACCACTGGCCGTGCTCAATCGCAGGTAGTGTCCACACCGTGAAGTGAGCCAGTGGCTCATATTGAAGCCCTAGGCAAACAAAACTGATTAACAGCAGTAATAGGTAAAGATTCACATTATGTCCCGATATTGTTCCCAGTGTGGTAAAGCACTTAAAGTCTGTATTTGCTCATCAATTGAGTCGATTCAAACGGATGTTGAGCTTATCATTCTTCAGCATCCGACAGAAGAACATCGTCCTATGGGATCGGCGCGGATTCTATCGCTCTCGTTGCCGAACAGTCAGTGCTTTGTTGGGGAAGATTTTCGTGAGCATCATGAGTTACAGCAACTGTTGAATGAAGATGGCGTGGATCATTATGTGCTTTATCCCAGCGATGTGTCTGTTGTCGCCACTGAGATTATGTCTGTAAGTGGAGACACTAAAAAAACACGTGTCATTTTGCTTGATGGCACGTGGAAAAAAGCATTTAAGATGTGGCAAATTAACACTCAGCTACATCATTTACCCTGTTTGCATTTACCGAAAGAGTTATCAGGCAATTACCGGATTCGTAAGGCGCCGAGTGAGAATGCTCTATCGACAGTAGAAGCGGGATATCATGTTCTTTCGTTGATTGAGCCAGAACGAGATTTCACTCCTTTAGTGCGTGCATTTGAACAAATGATTGATACGCAGATACGCCACATGCCGCCGGGTGTATTTGAACGTAACTATTTGCAGTAATGACCTAACAACTAAACAGCTCTTGGTGTAGACGCTGCGCGTAGCCGTCGGTCATGGCGGCAATGTAATCGCACAATACGCGCATGCCATCGCTGTTGGCTGCCTCTGCTTCCAACCATTTTTCTCTAGTGGCGTCTGGAAGAAGACGCTCTGGGTCAGCACTAAGCGCTTCAAAGAGATCCATGATCATTTGTTGCCCCTTGTATTCAAAGCGTTGTACTTGGGGAATATGGATCACATATTGATTGACGAATTTTTTTAATACCTCAAGGGCGTAGGCCATTTCTGGCGCGAGATAAGCGTTATAAGCGAGCAGTGGATTTGTGAATTCACCCGCGACTTCTTCTACGCTAATACTCGTCAGTAAGGCATTAACAATTCCACCTATCGCATCTTTACGAATGTAATGTTTACCAGAAAAAAGCATATTGGTGAGTTCATCAATTTGGCTGGCAAACCAACTTTCGGGATAGTGACTCAGTGCCAAGTGAGCACTTTCATCCCATTGTGATCGAGTGACCATACCGAGAACGATGGCGTCTTCGAGATCATGGACACCATAGGCAATATCATCGGCAAGTTCCATTATCGAGCAATCGAGTGATTTGTACTGAGTCTTTCGGTGTTCGTAAGGTGAGTTAGGCGCTTCGCGCATCGTGCCTAATCGCTGTTTATCGTCCGCAGAGAGAGGCTCGCATACCCAATCAAATAACGCTTTATCACAGTCATATAACCCTTTAGCGGGCATCCAATCTCGTGCTTTTAATTGACGGGGATTAGTGACTGCTTCGGCTTGTTTTTCAGCGCGAGTTTCACTCAATAGCGCAGGGTATTTTAATAAACCTAACAGCGTGCGCCGGGCTAAATTCATCCCGTGATGTTCAGTATAAGGCTCAAGGCTGGTTACGATCCGAAAAGTTTGTGCATTACCTTCAAATCCACCATGCTCACGCATCATAAAATTTAATGCAATCTCACCACCGTGACCGAAAGGGGGATGCCCAATATCGTGAGCAAGACACAGCGAATCAATCAAGCTATCGGATGGCATTAGCGGGCGAAACTCAGGCTGCTTATTTTTAAGCTGCGCCACAATACCTGTGCCTATTTGAGCAACCTCGAGTGAATGAGTTAAACGAGTACGGTGGAAGTCGTTCAGGTTGGTGCCGTGAACCTGAGTTTTGGCCTGTAAGCGGCGAAAGGCAGCAGAATGTAAGACTCGGGCGCGATCACGCTGAAATGGGCTGCGATGATCATTACGTCGAATCTTATGTTCGTCGTTATTGCGTTCTTGCCAGCGTTCATCAATTGAAAAAGGCATAAAACCTCCTTTTGCCGCAGATATTATTCGAATTTACAACTGGTTAACTTATTTCGTCCAGTGTTAATTCAAAACTTGGGGCGAATGTGTGGAGAAAATAGTCCATTTCTTCGGTATAACGCTCTTTCAGCGTGACATCGAGGCGTTTTTTCGCCAAGGCATATTCTTGGTTACCCGCGCTAAGTTCTTCCAAACATTTCAAATAGGCACATAAGCAATCGGCTTGTTTTACGACCGCTGCTTCAATGGGATCGGCTGCTTCGGCTAACAAAAAGGGGGTAAAATCTTCTTGAAGCTCTTCTGGAAGCATGGCTAAGAGACGTCTTTCTGCCGCAGACTCGATCTTTTTATATTCTTTAGCAATCTCAGGATTGTAGTACTTGACTGGGGTAGGGAGGTCACCAGTGAGCACTTCACTGCTGTCATGATACATGGCTTTAATTGCGATTCTTTCTGGATTGAGATTACCGCCAAATTTTTTATTTTTAATGACCGCAAGTGCATGAGCGACAAAAGCGACTTGCAGACTGTGTTCGGAAATATTTTCGCTGGAGACAGAACGCATCAATGGCCAGCGTTGAATCAATTTCATACGAGCAAGGTGAGCAAAAAAATGGCTCTCTTTCATAGCGATTTGACATCCTTTATAAAACACATAGGCACAGTGTACAAAAGACGAACGTATACACCAACCTCAGTATTGAAGAACTGACCATAAAAAACGGGCGTTAAGCCCGTTTAGAAATTTCAATCAATTGCCAGCAATGATTATTGACGATAAGTGCTTAAGAAACGCTCGAATCGGCTGATGGCAACTTCTAATGTCTCGACATAAGGTAGGGTGACGATACGCACGTGATCAGGTTCTGGCCAGTTAAAACCGGTACCTTGTACCAACAGAACTTTTTCCTGAATTAAGAAATCTTGCACCAGTTTTTGGTCGTCTTTGATGTTAAATTTCTTTTTGTCCAATTTAGGGAATAAATACATAGCCCCTTTCGGTTTGACACAGGAAACCCCCGGGATCTGATTGATCATTTCCCATGCTCGGTCGCGTTGCTCTAGCAAACGGCCGCCAGGGAGGATCAGTTCATTAATGCTTTGGTAGCCACCCAGCGCGGTTTGAATCGCGTGTTGCATCGGTACGTTGGCACATAGACGCATTGACGACAGAATATCAAGACCAGCCACATAACCTTTGGCAAGGTGTTTTGGTCCGGTTAAAAACATCCAGCCCGCTCGGAAACCACAAACGCGGTAAGCTTTAGAAAGTCCGTTAAATGTTGCTACAAGTACGTCGTCTGTTAGTGACGCGACGGAAGTATGCGTCGCACCATCATAGAGAATCTTGTCGTAGATTTCGTCGGCAAAAATAATAAGATTGTTTTGTCGAGCGACCTCGATGACCTCTAATAGAAAGTCACGAGAGTAGACCGCACCGGTTGGGTTATTCGGGTTGATAAGGACGATACCACGAGTTTTTTTCGAGATTTTCTTCTTAATATCATCAATATCTGGCATCCAATCTGCTTGTTCATCACAGATGTAATGCACAGCGTTACCGCCAGCCAAAGAGGTTGCTGCAGTCCAAAGAGGATAATCAGGTGCAGGAACAAGCATTTCATCGCCATTATTAAGCAGTGCTTGCATTGCCATCACAATCAATTCAGATACACCATTGCCCACATAAACGTCTTCTACATCGAGATTACGCAGACCTTTTTTCTGGTAGTGCTGAACGACTGCTTTACGCGCTGAGTAAATACCTTTGGAATCACAGTAGCCTTGTGAGGTCGGTAAGTTGCGAATAACGTCAACCAGGATTTCATCAGGGGCATCGAAGCCGAATGGGGCGGGATTTCCGATATTTAGCTTCAGAATTTTATTCCCCTCTTCCTCCATGCGCTTAGCATGTTTGAGTACTGGACCCCTAATGTCGTAGCAGACATTATCGAGTTTTGACGACATCTCGATATTTTGCATTGTCTTAATCCTGATTGTGAAATTTTTGTATTACCAACCTACACTAAATAGCTATTTTTTAGAATAAAAATCTGAAAAATTATTGTTATTGATAAGTAACCAAAATTGAGCTGGAACAATCAAGGGGGAAAAAGATGTTGTACAACCTTGATTTAAGTGTGCTCTCTCAATAGAGTAGCTCAACTGAAACACCGAATCCCTTGTTCTCCCGAGGTTGCTTTGCCTAACTTTCACCAATTTATTCATCAGCTAATTACCCGTATTCAGCAAGCGAAAGAATATGATGTTCGTATTGAACTGCCTTTAGATACTGCCCCTGAATGGTCATTGATTGATTGGCTTGATGCTCAGCCTATTTACCCGAAATTTTATTGGCAGTCACGCGACGCTAGTGAAGAGGTGGTAGCATTAGGAGCATTGGCAACATTTACTGAGCCAACGCCAGCCTATGCGATTTTGGGAGAGCAGCAACGAGTATGGGGTGGCCGTTCATTTGATGGGCGCACTAATAAAAATCGCCGTTGCATGTCAGCCCTCTTCTTTTTGCCACAGATTGAAGTGATCCGTCGGCAAAATGGGTGGTTCTTGGCTGCTAATATCAATCATGACGTTGAAAAGGTTATTCAGTCACTACAAAGTTTAGTGATGAAGGACATTGAGCAGCAGAAAATTAATACTGAGATTGTTGATGTCACGCATTCTCCAACCGAAGCACAATGGGCGTCTTTAATTGATGATGTGCTTTGCGGTATCGATAAAAATGCGTTTAAGAAAGTCGTATTAGCGCGTGAAACTCGTTTAGCCTTGTCTAACCATCTAAGTGCAGCTCAGTTATTGAACGCCAGCAAAGCGGCGAATCACCATAGTTTTCACTTTATGTTGGTGTTGGACGATAAACACAGCTTTATGGGGTCGACACCTGAACGTTTATATCAACGTTCAGACAATCAACTCTATACCGAAGCGTTAGCCGGTACGATTGGCCGCGGTCAAGATCGGACAGAAGACGAGCAGTTATCGACTTGGTTGTTAAATGATGAAAAGAACGTAAATGAAAACCAATATGTAGTGGATGATATCGTCGATCGCATTACGCCATTAGCGAATAAGATTGAGGTGGAAGAGCAAGTCTCATTGGTGAAATTACGCAAAGTTCAACATTTACGTCGTAAAATCGCCGCCACACTCAACACTGATATGCAGGCACAATTGCTTGACGCATTGCAACCAACGGCAGCTGTTGCTGGCTTACCACGTAAAGAAGCGTATGATTTTATTTTAGAAAAAGAGCCGTTTATTCGCGGTTGGTATGCAGGCTCTATGGGGTATTTTAGCCTAGATAGTGCCGAGTTTTGTGTCGCGATACGCAGCGCTTTGGTATTAGAGAATGAAGTTCGCCTATTCGCTGGGGCGGGTATTGTTCCTGGATCGATCGCTGAGCATGAATGGCAAGAATTAAACAAAAAAATGTCTACATTAAAAAGTCTTATTGAGCAAAGTCAGCCGCTAGAGGTGGCAGTATGAGCCACGATCAAGCGGTACTTAACCGAATTTGGAGCCGAACTCTTTTAGCCGAGTTCGCGCGTTTAGGAGTCAAGCATGTATGCGCTGCTCCTGGATCACGTTCTACGCCACTAACATTAGAGGCCGACCAAAATAGCCAATTTACTCTGCATACTCACTTTGATGAGCGTGGACTGGGTTTTATGGCGCTGGGGCTAGCAAAGGCAAGCCAAGAGCCGGTCATTGTTATTGTGACCTCAGGAACTGCTGTAGCGAACTTATTGCCTGCGATTGCTGAGTCGAAATTAACCGGTGAGCAACTGATCATTTTGAGTTCGGATCGACCGGTTGAGCTGGTGGATTGCGGAGCTAATCAAGCAATTAACCAAGTCGGCATTTACTCGTCGCATGTGAATCATAGCTTAAACTTACCGTCACCGAATACTCAGGTGCCTTTGGCCTGGTTGTTAACCTCGATTGATAATGCTTATTTTCAGCAGCAACAAACGGGTGGCAGTATCCATATCAACTGCCCATATCCAGAGCCGCTTTACTCAAATGGTAGCGATGATCTTTACCAAGATTATTTAGCGCCGCTGCAAGATTGGACTCAATCATCCGCCCCATACTGTGAACGTTATGTTGATAATGCATTGATGGTTCCACAAACCTTGCCTTGGTTAGAGAAAAAAGGTGTCGTTATTATTGGTGCTGTCGAATTGAACGAAGCGCAAGCCGCTAAGCAATTTGCTGATGAATTAGGTTGGCCTTGCTTGTGCGATCCACAATCAGGGGTTGGATCTGAATGGGCTTTTTTCGATATTTGGTTGCAAAATCAGTGTGCTACAGACAAACTAAGCGAATGTGAGCATGTTGTGCAATTTGGTGCACGTATTGTGTCTAAGCGATTGAATCAATGGCTCAGTCAACAGGTGCAGTCACATAAAGTGGGTTACGATTATATTTCGAGCCAAGCTGAACGCCAAAATCAAACGCATCTGCCACAGCATCATTGGGTGTGTGACATTGCTCAGTGGGTTGAGCAGCGGTTGAACCAACGCTCCCTATTTGAGCATCAGAATGCAGGGTGGGGCGATGAGCTTAAACGTTATTCAATGCACTGTCGTGAACTCTCAGCTTTACATCTAAATAGTGACAAAGTAAGCGAAGTGGCTATCGCACTAGATTTAAACCGTAAGCATACTTCACATACGCTCTTTTTAGGTAATAGCTTGGTGATTCGCCTAGCCGATATGTTCAGTGATTTACCAGGGTTACCTGTTTATGCTAACCGTGGCGCTTCAGGGATCGATGGCTTGGTCGCTACAGCAGCCGGTGTGCAGCGAGCGACGCAACAGCCGCTCTTAATGCTTATTGGTGATACGTCATTATTGTATGATCTTAATTCACTCGCGATGATGCGTCATACTCAGCAACCAACGGTTATCGTTGTCACTAATAATGACGGTGGCGCTATTTTTGATTTGTTGCCTGTACCAGCAGAAAAACGGCAAAAATTATATCAAATGCCACATGGTATGGATTTCTCTTATGCTGCGGCGCAGTTTGGTTTAGCTTACTTGTGTCCAGAAACCGTTACCGCTTATCAAACTGCAGTCGATACCCACTTAAGTTCAGGGCGCGGTACGTTACTGATTGAAATAAAGAGCCAACCAGAAGAAGCATCGCAACATATCAAGCAGTTGGTTGGTCAAATTAAACAGTTAGGATAATTCATGCTCAGTAGCCGCTGTTCTCAGACATCTTTTTCATCGCAACAACCGGTATTGGTCTTTTTGCATGGTTTACTCGGCAGTGGCTCTGATTGGCAACCGGTATTGGAACACATTGATTTACCATGGATAACGGTTGATCTGCCGGGGCATGGACTTAGTCAATCGGTCTCTTGTTCAGGATTTGAGGATTGTTGCACGATGGTCGCTCAGGTTGTAATGGCACAGCTAGGGAGTGAGACGCCATGCTACATCGTTGGCTATTCATTAGGGGCGCGAATCGCCATGGTAGCAGCTGCAAGCGGCGCTTTTTCAGAGCTTAACGTTAAAGGTTGGCTCATCGAAGGCGGCAATTTTGGCCTTATTGATGAAGAGGCCAAACAGACTCGTTGGGTGAATGATACGAACTGGGCGACGCGTTTTGAGCAAGAGCCTCTTGAACAGGTTTTAAGCGATTGGTATCAGCAACCGGTGTTTAGTTCGCTAAACCATGAGCAAAGACAAATAATGATCACAAAACGTAGTGATAATCTTGGTAACAAGGTAGCAGAAATGTTGCGTGCAACGTCTTTAGCGAAGCAGCCTTATCTGTTATCAACCTTAAAGACGCTCACTTTACCTATGCATTATCTCTGCGGGGAGCGCGATGCTAAGTTTCGCCAACTTGCTCAACAAAGTGGTTTGCAATACAGCCAAATAGCGCAGGCGGGACATAATGTTCATCAGGAGCAGCCTTTGGCATATGCTGCTGAACTTCAACAATTTATTCGTCAACATTGTGGCAGTTAATTTTATTGAGCGATAATGTTGGCCACAACAACAATGGGAATCACCATGGCTAAAACGGTAGGCATTTCAGAAGAAGAGCTTTACGCACCAGTTGTTTGGAAAGACTGTAGCGCAAGCTACGAAGATATTCACTACGAAAAATCAGAAGATGGTATTGCACGTATCACCATTGCGCGTCCGCAAGTGCGTAACGCGTTCCGCCCTCAAACAGTGAAAGAGATGATCAATGCATTGGCCGATGCTCGTTACGATGAAGCTGTTGGCGTGATCATTCTGACGGGTCTTGGCGAAGATGCATTCTGTTCTGGCGGTGATCAGAAAATCCGTGGTGATTACGGCGGTTACAAAGATGAAACAGGGACTCACCACCTGAACGTATTGGACTTTCAACGTCAAATCCGCACTTGTCCAAAACCTGTTATTGCTCAAGTGGCTGGTTGGGCTGTTGGTGGCGGCCACGTACTGCACATGATGTGTGATCTTACGATTGCTGCTGAAAACGCTCAATTTGGTCAGACTGGCCCTAAAGTTGGCTCATTTGACGGCGGTTGGGGGGCATCTTACATGGCTCGTATCGTTGGCCAAAAGAAAGCACGTGAAATCTGGTTCCTTTGCCGTTTCTACGATGCTCAAGAAGCATTGGATATGGGTCTAGTGAATACGGTTGTGCCGCTTGCTGATCTGGAAAAAGAAACCGTTCGTTGGTGTCGTGAAGTGCTACAACACAGCCCAATGGCACTACGTTGTCTAAAAGCGGCATTGAACGCAGACTGTGACGGTCAAGCAGGGCTTCAAGAGTTGGCAGGTAACGCAACTATGCTGTTCTACATGACTGACGAAGGTCAAGAAGGTCGCAACTCGTTTAACGAAAAACGTCGCCCAGACTTCAGCAAATTCCCTCGTAACCCATAGAGAGAATTGACCTCATTATTTAAATGGGGCTGCAATGACGGTGGGGAAGCCTTGTCCCCACTGTTTTATCAAGTGATGATATGTCGCTGAGTTAGACCAAGGTGTCATTTACGCCAGCTCATCGACATCTCATTATTTAAGGCAAGCAGCCGTTAGTTAATCGCTGCTGTCTCGCATTAAGTATTTGATTCGTAATTTACTCGTACTTAATGAACTTTGACTTACCCAATGTATTAGGATTGATATGCGCAGCGCAAAACTGTATCGCTACACCCTGCCAATGGACAGTGGTGTGATTCTTCGTGACAACAGACTAAAAGAACGTGAAGGTTTCATTGTTGAATTATGCGAGCAGGGGAATATTGGCCGCGGTGAGATCGCGCCATTACCCGGCTTTAGCCAAGAAGGCGTTGAAGAAGCAGGAGCATTAGCGAAGGAACAGCTCGAACTTTGGCTACAAGGGGAAGCACTCGATTATGATGCTTTGTTCCCATCTGTTGCTTTTGGGCTTTCTATGGCAGAGCTCGAACTCGCGGGTGAATTGCCAGTAGAAGGTAATTACCAAGCTGCGCCTTTATGTACTGGCGATCCTGATGATCTTCTTCCTGCATTAAATGCAATGACAGGTGAGAAAGTGGCAAAAGTGAAGGTGGGGCTTTACGAACCTATCCGAGATGGAATGTTGGTGAATTTATTCTTAGAGTCGATGCCTGATCTTAAGTTACGTTTAGACGCCAATCGCTCCTGGACCAAAGAAAAAGCAGAAAAATTTGCTCAATATATTGCGCCGTCAATGCGCCATCGCATCACGTTTCTTGAAGAGCCGTGTCGTTCTCCTTCTGATAGTATCTCGTTTGCGATTGATACGGGGATTTCTATCGCTTGGGATGAAACGCTGCAAGAATCTGTGCGTAACCCTGAGTTTCGTTTGGGGGATTTGATGGGCGGTAAGGCGATTATTATTAAGCCAACGTTAATAGGCTCAATACAGCGTTGTATCTCCTTGATCAACACGGCAAAAGAAGCAAAACTGCAAACCGTGATCAGCTCCAGTATTGAATCAAGCCTCGGATTAAATCAACTTGCCCGTTTAGCTCATTGGCAACTGCCTAACGAAGTACCTGGATTGGATACAATCGGGTTGTTTGCTGAACAGTTAGAAGTGCCATGGCCGGGTTGTTCCTTACCTGTGGCCGAGTTAAATAGTCAAACTATCGTATGGCAAGCGGAGTCTCAGTCGCTATGACGCCTTGGCAACAGTGGTGTCAGCAAGCGCCAAATCGAGTTGCACTGCAAAGTTCAGAGCAAACACTAACTTGGCAAATGCTGTGCGATCAGGTAAATCAGTACGCTTCACAGTTAACGGCTCAGGGAATTCGTTCTGGCGATGTTTTAACTATCGTCGGTAAGAACCATCCTTCAACTCTGATGATATTTTTAGCGGCTCACCAAGTTGGCGCGATCTGCGCGCTGACGATGCCGCAACCCGTTGCCCAACTGCAGCCTAAACTGGATACCTTATATAAAGCAGGCCAATCAGCATGGGTATGGTTAGCACCTTCTGCGCAAGTATCTCGTGAAGAAATCGTGGCTTTAGAACGTGATGTGTCGGTCATCGAATTAGTTGCAAAAGATAAGAGGGATGATCCAGAAGATCATTACGATATCAATAACCTAGCAAGTCTGATTTTTACCTCAGG
This DNA window, taken from Vibrio nitrifigilis, encodes the following:
- the fes gene encoding enterochelin esterase; this translates as MQLSQASSDLPTFIAQYPELNSLPIASEQWWQTAAEIGTPLLVKMTEDLSEACFIWRNTVDYDVAAVYVDIHGITDHHSFNPDTFTRYKETDLYYFCCQLPHAWRGAYAIVPVSELGLQPTYQGPLAEQKQQHRRWLLTTMHQFAVVDPLQKRNLPHCPWGQEFSPYSMPDAPSQPGWQPFDQSGGQLRGQTHLETFNWHSEIMKKSRRVWLYSTAPEGTSDIPLVILQDGDFWAEELPIFSALDDNTHSGYLPPAVYVMIDAINPRHRGEDLPCNPAFWQAIQQELLPIVDTYYSVTKDPLKTVVAGQSYGGLTSMYAALNWPHRFGCVVSSSGSFWWPHRQQIRQTSKDESLPELDAKFVDFIENELDKKAVIRSYLDVGLREKRMVELNKQVADALLQHGQSHTKYVVYDGGHERLCWRGGLMQGLHYVLSGHTD
- the rrtA gene encoding rhombosortase; translated protein: MNLYLLLLLISFVCLGLQYEPLAHFTVWTLPAIEHGQWWRILTGNFVHTNFAHLGMNLAALWLIGFIFKPSAKRLAVLLISISLIVGTLLLFTSLTWYVGLSGTLHGLFVSLALKEALEGRKSSWLLFFGAIAKVMWEQTFGAPEETARLIGAQVAIQAHLIGLCGGCLISMVLWWYQNHREIK
- a CDS encoding isochorismate synthase — its product is MPNFHQFIHQLITRIQQAKEYDVRIELPLDTAPEWSLIDWLDAQPIYPKFYWQSRDASEEVVALGALATFTEPTPAYAILGEQQRVWGGRSFDGRTNKNRRCMSALFFLPQIEVIRRQNGWFLAANINHDVEKVIQSLQSLVMKDIEQQKINTEIVDVTHSPTEAQWASLIDDVLCGIDKNAFKKVVLARETRLALSNHLSAAQLLNASKAANHHSFHFMLVLDDKHSFMGSTPERLYQRSDNQLYTEALAGTIGRGQDRTEDEQLSTWLLNDEKNVNENQYVVDDIVDRITPLANKIEVEEQVSLVKLRKVQHLRRKIAATLNTDMQAQLLDALQPTAAVAGLPRKEAYDFILEKEPFIRGWYAGSMGYFSLDSAEFCVAIRSALVLENEVRLFAGAGIVPGSIAEHEWQELNKKMSTLKSLIEQSQPLEVAV
- a CDS encoding pyridoxal phosphate-dependent aminotransferase yields the protein MQNIEMSSKLDNVCYDIRGPVLKHAKRMEEEGNKILKLNIGNPAPFGFDAPDEILVDVIRNLPTSQGYCDSKGIYSARKAVVQHYQKKGLRNLDVEDVYVGNGVSELIVMAMQALLNNGDEMLVPAPDYPLWTAATSLAGGNAVHYICDEQADWMPDIDDIKKKISKKTRGIVLINPNNPTGAVYSRDFLLEVIEVARQNNLIIFADEIYDKILYDGATHTSVASLTDDVLVATFNGLSKAYRVCGFRAGWMFLTGPKHLAKGYVAGLDILSSMRLCANVPMQHAIQTALGGYQSINELILPGGRLLEQRDRAWEMINQIPGVSCVKPKGAMYLFPKLDKKKFNIKDDQKLVQDFLIQEKVLLVQGTGFNWPEPDHVRIVTLPYVETLEVAISRFERFLSTYRQ
- the menH gene encoding 2-succinyl-6-hydroxy-2,4-cyclohexadiene-1-carboxylate synthase; the encoded protein is MLSSRCSQTSFSSQQPVLVFLHGLLGSGSDWQPVLEHIDLPWITVDLPGHGLSQSVSCSGFEDCCTMVAQVVMAQLGSETPCYIVGYSLGARIAMVAAASGAFSELNVKGWLIEGGNFGLIDEEAKQTRWVNDTNWATRFEQEPLEQVLSDWYQQPVFSSLNHEQRQIMITKRSDNLGNKVAEMLRATSLAKQPYLLSTLKTLTLPMHYLCGERDAKFRQLAQQSGLQYSQIAQAGHNVHQEQPLAYAAELQQFIRQHCGS
- the menD gene encoding 2-succinyl-5-enolpyruvyl-6-hydroxy-3-cyclohexene-1-carboxylic-acid synthase, producing MSHDQAVLNRIWSRTLLAEFARLGVKHVCAAPGSRSTPLTLEADQNSQFTLHTHFDERGLGFMALGLAKASQEPVIVIVTSGTAVANLLPAIAESKLTGEQLIILSSDRPVELVDCGANQAINQVGIYSSHVNHSLNLPSPNTQVPLAWLLTSIDNAYFQQQQTGGSIHINCPYPEPLYSNGSDDLYQDYLAPLQDWTQSSAPYCERYVDNALMVPQTLPWLEKKGVVIIGAVELNEAQAAKQFADELGWPCLCDPQSGVGSEWAFFDIWLQNQCATDKLSECEHVVQFGARIVSKRLNQWLSQQVQSHKVGYDYISSQAERQNQTHLPQHHWVCDIAQWVEQRLNQRSLFEHQNAGWGDELKRYSMHCRELSALHLNSDKVSEVAIALDLNRKHTSHTLFLGNSLVIRLADMFSDLPGLPVYANRGASGIDGLVATAAGVQRATQQPLLMLIGDTSLLYDLNSLAMMRHTQQPTVIVVTNNDGGAIFDLLPVPAEKRQKLYQMPHGMDFSYAAAQFGLAYLCPETVTAYQTAVDTHLSSGRGTLLIEIKSQPEEASQHIKQLVGQIKQLG
- a CDS encoding tRNA-uridine aminocarboxypropyltransferase, with amino-acid sequence MSRYCSQCGKALKVCICSSIESIQTDVELIILQHPTEEHRPMGSARILSLSLPNSQCFVGEDFREHHELQQLLNEDGVDHYVLYPSDVSVVATEIMSVSGDTKKTRVILLDGTWKKAFKMWQINTQLHHLPCLHLPKELSGNYRIRKAPSENALSTVEAGYHVLSLIEPERDFTPLVRAFEQMIDTQIRHMPPGVFERNYLQ
- a CDS encoding anti-phage deoxyguanosine triphosphatase; this encodes MPFSIDERWQERNNDEHKIRRNDHRSPFQRDRARVLHSAAFRRLQAKTQVHGTNLNDFHRTRLTHSLEVAQIGTGIVAQLKNKQPEFRPLMPSDSLIDSLCLAHDIGHPPFGHGGEIALNFMMREHGGFEGNAQTFRIVTSLEPYTEHHGMNLARRTLLGLLKYPALLSETRAEKQAEAVTNPRQLKARDWMPAKGLYDCDKALFDWVCEPLSADDKQRLGTMREAPNSPYEHRKTQYKSLDCSIMELADDIAYGVHDLEDAIVLGMVTRSQWDESAHLALSHYPESWFASQIDELTNMLFSGKHYIRKDAIGGIVNALLTSISVEEVAGEFTNPLLAYNAYLAPEMAYALEVLKKFVNQYVIHIPQVQRFEYKGQQMIMDLFEALSADPERLLPDATREKWLEAEAANSDGMRVLCDYIAAMTDGYAQRLHQELFSC
- the yfbR gene encoding 5'-deoxynucleotidase, with amino-acid sequence MKESHFFAHLARMKLIQRWPLMRSVSSENISEHSLQVAFVAHALAVIKNKKFGGNLNPERIAIKAMYHDSSEVLTGDLPTPVKYYNPEIAKEYKKIESAAERRLLAMLPEELQEDFTPFLLAEAADPIEAAVVKQADCLCAYLKCLEELSAGNQEYALAKKRLDVTLKERYTEEMDYFLHTFAPSFELTLDEIS